A stretch of DNA from Arachis hypogaea cultivar Tifrunner chromosome 19, arahy.Tifrunner.gnm2.J5K5, whole genome shotgun sequence:
TGAAGGTTCTAGATGATCAATCTGGACCGTTAATTAGATTTAATCATAACCATCCATTAAGGAGGTGGATGGTTATAAATAggggtgagagttagagtttgggtgtgtAAGTCATTTGTAATAAgcacttgagtaataaagtgttctttccaccaaaactttctttctcttgtgttcttagctttcttgctaagtattaagggttaggctgacttggccTTAGCTCAAAAGGTTGAGTAAGTCTGAGTGCTGatacggtagcgttggagtgtgtccatgGCCATGACATAAGTGTTCCCTAGAAAGCTACAAACCTACAATTCGTATATATGAAAACTCAGAACAATGCATATGAAGAAAAGAGTGATAAGTGGATTCTTAGTATGTTTGAACCCAAAATGTGGTTATATGACATATTAATAGAGATCATTGAGATTTTTTAAGTAACAAGCAAGtcaatttcttttgtgattggaCTTTTGGGTTTCTTGATTTGTATTtagttgttattttgtgtttcctAACCTCACTTCCGAGTTGAAAATTTGTGAAAGACTTtgtgtattaaaaaaaaagttttttattcttatgatattataaaaGTTTTTTATTCTTATGATATATATATGAGTTTGTCCTTAGTTCACGAGCTTTAAGTTCAATTAACTATTTATAAAGGTGAATTTTCTTTTTAGTATTTTATCTTTACAAGAAATATGATCCCATACCATTTTTCTAAAATTCTTTTGCTATGTGCTTGGattatgttaaaataaaaataaaaataaaaataaaaaagttgataTTATAATTGATCTTAGTGTGTTAATTACCAGTACTTCAAGTTTtagttctattattattattttatatgcgAATTTAATTTGTAACTTCATACTAAGTCTTGTATGATTGTAGGAAATCATTTAACTTTATTTTACAACGATGACAAGAATGAGTTAAATGTATATGTAAATTTTGGCATAAAGGACGACAAGGAGATCAATTATAATTCTTGTCATGCTTTACATAACTTATCTACTATTTAAAGTCATgagatattaaattttataatgacATAGTTACTTAATATCCAAAGTCGTGATGATAATCTAAAAGGCACTTAGTTGAAGGTTTCTATAGAATAGGAAAGGAAGCATATTGATTTTTGTGACAGttgctgtttttaatttttatgactgTCAAGTTGGCTATTCTAAATTGTGTTGtcgtatttttaatttatgttgtttTACTTTGCTTTCTTTGTTACTCCTTGCTTGATTGTGCATCTAGGTATCCTCTAAGGTTCTtgaggaaataaaaaaaaaaactttgccCTTAACCCTTATTAATATTCAATTCATAAACTCTGCACCTTTTATTTCAACTTGAATTTGTTTGACGTGATAGcatttatacttttattatttcttttgaaATGTTCGTCTTATATCTTTTCCTTTGAGATTGGAAATGATTCTCTCTTAGCTGTATCCATTGTTGATGGATATCCTACTTGATTGTGTTCCTAATCATTCTCTTAAACCTTCGTGAACGTTGACATCGACTTTAGTGGTTATCTCTTGTGAGCTATGTACTCTTTTTATTTCGCTTGAACTTGTTCCGATATAATactccatccttcttttattgCTTCTATCAAAGTTCCTTGATTCAGGTTTTCTTATTAGGATGCGATTGACACTCTTTCTGGCACACTTCATTGTTTTTGTACAGCTTAATTGTGATCTTATACATCCTTCCAAGATCTTGCGAACACCATCTATGATGTTTGCTTTTCTCTTCATAAGTTTTGTATCATTTTGAGTAAACTTGAGCTTGTTTCAGTGTCACGTGCGATTTCTAGATATAGCAAGCGATACGTTAGTTTCTAGGACACAGCTCATGGACTCAGAAGGTAAAACTTGTAGGGGTGCGATGTCATAAGAAGATTATGAAGTAGGAGTGTTATGAGGAGGAAATTAAGGAGATTTTAGTACAAGTTGAAAGGTTAGTCCTGATGTTTAAAATTCGGATGTACTTTGGGAATGATGAaaaaagtaaaaagtgctatgTATATCTGAGTCGTCAAGGGAACGAGAGTAGATGAATGTCAACCGCATCGTTTTAACACAAACCTATTTGTAACGTTTTCATTCCATTATACTTCTTTCTCATGTTTGGTAAAGTGTTAAAACCACATAATATTTTGCATACTATATCAATTtttgagggcgaaaatttttataagagggtagaatgtaacgtcctgaattttttttaaaacattttacatttgatttcttttattactaTCTAACcctccaattttattaaaatttctatACTACCCTTATATCTTTTACCAAAACCTAACTCTAATTTCCAAATTAAACCCACTAGCACTCACTCTATCATATACACCCCCATCCCACGGACAGAAGACAAaacaaaaagagagaaagagaaaggagaggGGTAGTGATGGaggaatgaagaagagaagaggggaaAAGAAAGGCAGCGCCTGTGGGAGTCACTACCACCACCCTCACCATGCTTGAGAGGGGCCAGAGCAgtggtagagagagagagagagagagcagtgCTGCTGTCGTCGCTGTTGGGGCTGTCACGGTGGTTGTCGTCGCTGTTGGGGCTGTCACGGTGGTTGTCGTCGTCACTGAAGGAGCTCATCGCTGAGCTGCTGTGTTGCCTCCGGCTGTGCTCTATCCTCCATTCTTCTTCCACTGGAGCCTTTTGCCACTACCCTTGCCCTTTGAAAATGTTGTAGGAAGCATTTCGCACATCTGTCAATTCTATTTCACCACCATTTTAACCTAGTTAGTGGTTGCTTGTTCAGTTTTGTTTCTGCTACTGTTTTACCACAGTTGCTGATGTTGTTGTCGTTGCTCTGCTTTTAGCCATCGTCGCTTCTGTTTTGTTGTGCCCCTGTTCACTGTTCTACTTGCCTATTGGAGCTGCAGCTGCTCTAGTCCAAATTTTGTGCTCTTTCGTACCCTTTAGTTTGGTGTTCTGAGTTTGGTCTCTTGAGACCaagttgtgagtaggctttataTTTCTAACCGATAACCTTTTGGTATATGTTATTCtgagtttttaattatatttataaaactgTTATTGAAGAACTTTgattttattacaataattaatttattatagttgaataattatttttatgaacttcATATATACCTTATAAAttttacatgagactatatatatgtttggtaagctttatattattttagaatatttgatTTTACTCGAATATATACCTTTCaagcattgaagtatttgttggCACTCAATTACTTTGAAACGGTAAAATATGTTcttatgattgaaaaatatgatTGGAAACATTTCTAATGAAAAATTATTATCTGATTCGATTTGATTTGATACCTTATATTTGAAAGATCAGAGATTTATTGTATTTGAaactatatgttttgaattggtttaggAAGCTCGTTTTAGAAAATCGTAGTTAACGatggttatgacgttaacctagatgcatctggctcagacctcagctagcaggggcattgctagcctaacgtgtaggtcacacgttggatctgttattccgtatggacacacgagaggaaagggctacccgtAGAGGTGGAGAcgcccaagtgtggacttttgatttgatttctatatgagaactcccttattgattcacttattattatcaattactattttctaattaaaattactttgataataatgtttatatggtctcatgttgattatagatgtattgtctagtcactgagttacaaaattcgcccctttttttttaaaatatttttcaggaagaAATACTTGACTATGTGAgactttctattcaagagtaacgATCTGCCATGAGTACTTATTCTTTGTCGAGTTCCTAGATGTATATGCTCTACATGTCACAGGCAGAATCCatccatatttatttattttaccttttgttaaaatatgtaaatatttattttagaaactataaatttatttaaaatatttgtaactttcttattcaacttatatttgagtCGGTTAGACTTGTTAGGGTTTATCTTCCTGAGTGCCGGTCATGGCTCATTTTGGGTCGTAACAAAACCGCTAGAAGCAGCAGTAGTTTATGTTAATATGTTATCCAGGGTAATCTGCTGCACTTATACACATGTTTATAAAAGGTATATGGGCATCAAGTGTCTTCTCTTTTCTGTTGTTTTGGTTATATagaatttgttttggttttttaCCCGTATCTTTCATTCGGGTAGGCCAAGAACTAATTTATCGCTATGACTAATCTATCGCCATGCACAAGACGAAGTTTAAATTCTTTTATGTTGCAAGGTGTCATAAATCATTGAAATTTTAAGTTGCTATTTTATCTGCAAGtggttttttactttattttttttgggtGACTACCTGTGGTCTTAATTTTCTTAAGCTTTTTACATTTCTAGTTTGGTCTTTTAACACAATGAAATTTGAGTTTAAAATCTGAGAAAAAGCACACAAAATTACTTACTCTAACCAAGTGAATTAACCTCGGTATTTTAGTTAAGTTTATAAAATTTGAGTGTCAAAtctaaaaaaaaagacaaaagttACTTACTCTCTAAACAAGTGAATTAACCTCGGTTAgcccattttaatttttaaattcagcTTAAGTATATTATCTATACCAAACTATTTCAATATATCATTGTTCATTTTCCAGACCGATAAAATGATAAATCTTTAGAAGAAACAATTTCATATTATTATGTATGAGAATTaagattgataatatgaaagTGAAACCTTATGAAATGacgcataaaaaattaaaatggattTTTAATTGGATTTGATTTGTtcacatataaattttttttatgcggGGTTGAATTGTTGGTTTTGTTGCTTATACATTAACAAATAACAATTATTTAGGTATATACGAATATGAATATGCTTATCCCTTATCatgttataaattaattattgcacATGTTTCGCTTGGAGTCATATCTTTCCAATCAAACTCCTCCTAAATTTTCATAGTGTTCTTTCAGATTTGACTCGTGCACCAATTTAACCTCTTATATTCTAATTGCACTATTCATATCCTCGAGATTGCGCTCCGGGCTATATAATAGTTCTTCACTGGAATTCCGGTGTGACTCAGTGACGGACTTGCTTATGTGGCACAGCCACTGCCACCTAGGACCTACGAAACGATGTCGTTTCATGGGTGAAACGTTTTAAAGCCTAAACGTCACCGCTTTGATCCCAGGGAATGTAATGATTGCTTGGGTAAAGAGTTTGTCATTCGTTACGTCTTTTTCATACTTTCTCATCTCACTCAACGCTTGTTTTCCTCCTCCATAACCAGAGACAGTGGCGATAGCCTAGGGCACTGCTGCTTGCTCGCTGCTTTCTTACTGTTGTTGCACTAAACTTGGTAGAAGGTCCGTGCGAAGCCATTGAAGCAAAGAGTGAGAAACCGTTTAATCTAGCTTCAAGgtcagttaattttttaaaaaaaattttggatcattTTTCATTCTTCGGACGGGCAATTGTTTAAGTTACTCTTATATGATGCATTCAAATTTTGTTGGAATCCATATGGTGTTAGGGTTTTTCTTGTTGATATGTTCGCTGCTGGATGCTCTGTTTCTTTTCAATAGAACAGGGGCAATCTCTAATGGTGCATAATTTGGTTGTTATTTATTGTTTTTGTGTTGCATGtgtgttaaatttattttttcttctgttaTGTTGCAGATGGACGCCGAAGTGTTATATATAATGTTTCATCATGGAAAAAATTTtgagaagggtaaggatgggagatGGACATATTATCCTCACAATAAGCACTGTTTGGGTGAGCTTGATGTAGACATGTTGGATACATTCTACCTAATAAATTACTTCAAAGAGTTAGGCTATGAGAAAATGAAGGAAGTTTGGTGGTAGGTGCTAGGAATGAGCCTGGAAGTGGGTTTGAGACATTTAAACTCTGATAACGAGTTGAGGGAGATGTGTTCTCAGAGTGGAAAGAACAATGGTGTAGTTGATGTCTACATTAAACATAGTATTTCAGAACCCTAGATACTACAAGGGCAGGATGTTATTGTGCACATTGATGACCAGGTGAGGGATCTTGGAGAGCAAGCAAAGTCGAATGCTAGGAATGTGATAAACCCCCTTCCAAAAACTACTACCGAGAGGAACCTCTAATGAGTTTGAGCATAGTAACATATAAGCCCCAAGATAAAGATGCAGTACCAAAGAAGATcaatatgaattcgaaaatggaGTCCAAGCCTAAGCCTAAGTCTAAGCCTAAGCCCAAGACAGTTCCCAAACCCAAACCCATACTCACACAAAACAAAGTCTCCAGTTCTAGGAGATATTGTCATAGGTCTTCCACCCCCAAGGCTACAAGGAAAGGTTTTTCCAAAGCAAAGGGAGATGGAGGTGACCATGTTATTCTATCCTCTGACTCAGATTCTCATGACAGCTATGAGAGTGTTGAGGACGAGGCATATAAGCCACAAGATCCGGAAGATAGTTCAGGTAAATCGGGCATTGAAGACAACATTCCTTTGTCCGAGAAGAAAGTTAGAAAACCCAGTGTAAGAAAGAAGGTCTAGCCAGAGAGTAGAAAGGAAAAAGGGAAGGCCAAGGTTTGTGTTGATGATGATGCATTTGTGCAGGACGTTTCTGATAAAGATGTGGACATAGGATTTGTTGGGGGGGCAGGGCTAATAATTATGACGCTTTTAATCCGGGTTCAGAATTGGATGGTGCCCATTCATGGCACTCTTTGGAGATGAAAACCCCACCAAATTCAAAGGATGAGCTGGGTGGAAAAGAAAGTTCGGATGATGTATTTCCGATGTTTAGGCACGGTGCTAGGTTTGGGGAATTGCATTTGGAAGTAGGCATGAAATTCAACACTAAGTGGGAGTTCAAATAGGCAGTGGGGGAGTTTACTATAAAAGAAGGGAGATGGATGAAGTTCAGGAAGAACGACAGCAAAAGGGTAAGGGCAGTATGTAAGGTGAAGGATTGCAAATGGTTCGTATACGCCTCGAGGGACCACGGAGACAGTTGCTGACAAGTGAAGACATTCTTGAATGATCACACCTGTCCAATAGAGGATAGGAACAGGGCAGCAAATAGAAACTGGGTAGTAGGTAAGTTGGTGAAAAAGCTAAGGAAATATCCCGATTTCAGGAACTGTGAGGCTACAACTTTTTTCAAGACGAAATACGATTTGTCGCTCAATAGGAATTCAATATCACAGGCATTGTTTGATGCTAGGAATGTAGTTTATGGGGATACAAAGGAGCAATATGCCATGTTGAGGGACTATGGTGAAACTCTGTTGAAGACCAACCTGGGATCGACAGTTCAGATTTGCACAAAACCACAACCTAGTGATGACGTCATCTTTGAGAGGATGTACATTTGTTTGAGTGGATGCAAATCTGGTTTCAGGGCTGGTTTTTGTCCATTAATTGGACTTAATGGGGCCTTTTTGAAAACTGTATTCGGGGGAAAAATCCTATCTGCTGTTGGACAAGATGCTAATCACTATATATATGTTATTGCGTGGACAATTGTAGAAGTGGAGAACTTTGAGAATTGGAAGTGGTTTCTAGAGTTGCTACATGAAGACCATGGAGACTATAAGACTCATGGGTGGAACTTCATCTCTGATATGTAAAAGGTACTCATCTAGCATCACCTTTATGATCTCATATTAAACTGAATGGAGTAAACTGTGTTCAATTGGTTTACACCTTAGTAGTACATAAAGTGTAGACAAATTCTGTGATTGATGATTGTAAACTGTGTTCTTGTTTGATTAATTACTATATTTGTTATACTTGCTTACTTGTTTAACTTAGATAGAGTCTGAATGGTTCAATTTAGGGACTGTTATGGTGAACGAGAACGGTAGTTAAGGACTATATTATGGTGAACGACTGAACAAGTTAGGGATTATTATGGTGAATGATGATTAAAGTTAGGGGCTATTATGGTGAACGAGTGATAGAGTAAGGATTTACCATGAAAAGTTGTTATTGCTGTTGTATGTGTTTCTGTAACATGATATTTGCTGCCTTTAGGGATTACTGTCTGCCATGACAGCGGTGATACCTGATGTGGGTCAATGTTTCTGtgtgtggcatttgtggcaaaATTTTAACAAGCAGTAGAAGGACTTGGAGCTAAGGGGACTATTATGGGAGTGCGCACGAGAAACTACCTTTAAAGAGTTTAAGGTATGTAAGGACAGTGGTCTCTTTTTACTTTAAGTTAGTCAATATTTGTTGTATGCACAATGTTCATCTCTCTCAATTCTTGTGATTCAGGAATACATGGATAGGATCAAGAGGATGAACGAGGATGCATGGGCGTATCTTGACAAGTGGTCTAGAGAGGCATGGACAAGGTCACAGTTCAGACACAACCCCAAACTAGACTCAATTTGCAACAACGCTTGTGAGGTATTCAATTCAAAAATCAAGGAAGTAAGGGGAAAGCTAATAGTTACCCTTCTAGAAGAGGTGAGGATGTTCGTCATGAGGACTATGGCTAAGAACAAGGTCAAGTTGGACAGTCACTTGGGGTTGTTACCACCGGTAATCAAAAGTAGGCTAGAAAAGGTTAGGAAGGAGTCCAGGAATTGGCATGCTATATGGGCTGGAGATACTGGCTGCGAGAAGTTTGAGGTTCATGGGCGTCCTACCAACCATGCGGTTGACTTGGAAAAAGATTATGTACCTGCCAGTTTTGGATGTTGACAGGTTCTATTTcccaaccaatttttttttcttcaacaaTTAATGTTGTCTTATAAATGATTGTTTGTAATTTGAGCTGCCTATAAATGATTATTTGTAGGGATTCCATGCATTCATGCTTGTGTTGCACTGGCTCGAGTAAACAAGCACCCTAAAGACTTCTGCCACAAATTGATAACCATGGAGTCTTATAAAGAAACATACAAGTATCACATTAATCCTCTACCTGGCCAAGCCTTCTGGGAACAAAGTCAGTATAACAGGCCAGTGGCACCACCAATCAAGAGGAAGTCAGGCAACCTTCAAACAAAGAGGAGGAAGGACTCTGACGAAGGCACAAgttttagcaagaaagctaagccAGGTGCAACCATGAAAAAACAAGTTCGACAATTCACCTGCATGTATTGTTTGCAAAAGGGTCATACCAAGAGAGGGTGTGAAAAGAAGAAGGCATTTGATGTTGCTGCTGCTGCAAAGGCTGTGGAGGCTGCTAAAGATCCTAAGAATGCTACTCCCCATGCCATTGCAACTGCTACTTCATCCACACCTACTGCCAATGCTACTGCCCAGGCCACTGCAACTGCAATTACTACAGGTACAGCTACTGCTACTGCTATAAACAATATTCCGATTGCAGCAAATGATGCTCCAATTGGTCAAGTTTCAGAGATTGAACTATCACAGCCAAGTTGTTctgaaccagaagattcttaaaaggTTTAACATTAATTCTTtaatatacttttttattaattattcactATTAACTCTGAAAAAGGTTTAGTGGCTAATGAGTTTGGGTTTTCATTTGTTGTTCGTGTATTGTGTAGTTCACTAAACTAAATGCTGAACTAGCCACAAGACCTACAAAATTACCTACTAGAAGATCACCATCGCCAACCCCCACTACAGCACTGGATCCAATGAAGGATGCAAGTTCAACCACAATCTCACGATTCACAAATTTTCTAAAGTTTGTATCGACTCCTGGATTTAAGCACCCACGAAAGAAGTGAAACTTAATACCAGGACATTACTTATGCGAATTGTTCATCTTTTGTCAAAAAAAATTGTGACTGTGCTCACTCTAAAGTATAGttcattttgttaattttagtcaAGTATGCCATATTACTTGCTATGGCCAAATACTTATGGCTTCAATGTGTAAAAACTATTAATGCTTTGTCATATTTTGATTTAGATTAAGTAATACTATGGATGGTTTGAATCAGCCTTTCTATTAATTATTAACATGTGCTGTTTGTTCATCTAACAGGATATTATATTATAGAAAACTAACATCAATAACAGAACCTTGTGATGTTACCCCAAAAAACTTTCATTCATTAAATTAGGTACTCTGTTACATTGCCATGTTCTCAACGCTTTAAGAGCACCATTCCTACAAAAACTACAACTACCAACAACCCAAACCCAAGAACTTGAGTCATGAATTTCAGATTTCTAATGTCTGCTTCCATCTTGTCCACCCGCCATGCAAAGTTCATTTTCCTTTCACCATCATCATCTCCTGGAACAGCTTTTTCAAGCAGCTCCTCTTGCACACAATCATCCCCGACGAATAAGCCACACCATTTTTTCCCACTTGTCTGCAAACAACCCTCCTCAAATTAATATCACAACAAAAAAAAGCATTAGATTACAAATCAGTTACCTTCGCTCACATTATAGTTGGGGCAACTAAAGAAGGGCTTGTTAGGATGTGTCTCAGTCGCTAACCACCTAAGCACAGGGCGACAACCACAGCCACACCAGTCCGGAACCCGcccatgtgtgtgtgtgtgtgtgtgtgcgtgtgtgtgtgtgtgtgtgtgtgtgtgagagagagagagagagagcgagagagagagggagagagaggagaggagaggagaacGGGTAGAGAAAGATCCTAACATCTGAGATGAAACAAGATATTTGTCACAAAAATTTACTCTGGTTGGGGTAACGTGTGTACAAAAAACAGCTCTATAAAAATTACAACCTTGGGGAATAAGCTGATAAAAACAAGTGTCAGACTAGCCCCTGGacattttttgtatgaaagacaGAGATGCCAATGAAGAGCTTACACTATCCACAGTTGAGCGCTCCAACTGCTGCAGGTACTTTGGATTTACATGTATGCCATGACTTGGACTAGGAGATTCAGATGCTCTGAGGGGATTCATGTTGGACGATTGACTATTATTAACTACTTGAGAAAGTTGCAACTCAGCTTCAATCTTGCGTAAGGCAGACGGTGGAAAGACTTCTGACCAGGTGCCAAAGAGATGGCGCATAGCAGGGTGCAAATAAGGCTGAACCTGCCTGTATGCCTCACAGAAAACCTGGAGACAGAACAGAACGAGAAGTTTCAGTGAACAGAACAAAATGATACAAAGTAAAACAATAATGTGAATCTAATTGACCTACTTCGGGCAGGCGTAATGCAAAGTATCCAACATATTCCTCTCCAAAGTTCTTCACTATACTGTCCAAGAGATAGAGTGAAGGAAGCTTTTGCTCTGCAGGCACCTGCACAAAGGAGATTCAACAAGTGGCATAATAAGGCGTATAATTCAACAGAGGTTCTAAAAATCAACCCCAAACTAACTCTCTACCACTTAGTCACAAATTACATAGCTGTAGTCCATCATTAACAATATAGAATTTAGGTATATCATTTCTTCTGATCTGTTGTATTTGTGAAAAGGAATCTGAGAAAGTGTTCCTAAGCCTATATATAATCAAATACCCGATAATGGACCTTTCTTTGGCAAGTTATAGCAAGACTTCAATTCAGCAAAAGTAAAGTAACAACTTCCTT
This window harbors:
- the LOC112776531 gene encoding polyadenylation and cleavage factor homolog 4 is translated as MYSENLIVSAENPRPFAFQQHLSSSSSTTNSANAKPMSNEIAQMPPPSTLGCRFNAMLKLRDDELRATAAHVPPPSTEEIVQLYEMLLSELTSNQKLIINDLTFIAVHQREHARGIADAICARILKVPAEQKLPSLYLLDSIVKNFGEEYVGYFALRLPEVFCEAYRQVQPYLHPAMRHLFGTWSEVFPPSALRKIEAELQLSQVVNNSQSSNMNPLRASESPSPSHGIHVNPKYLQQLERSTVDSTSGKKWCGLFVGDDCVQEELLEKAVPGDDDGERKMNFAWRVDKMEADIRNLKFMTQVLGFGLLVVVVFVGMVLLKR